The Methylomonas montana DNA window GGGATTTGGGGGTTAGCTGCGCATCGTTGGCGGCCTGTAATAGCCGACATGCATTTTTTTGATTCAATATCCGGACGATATCGCGGTTGCACTTGCCGCAATCACCACCAACGCCGAAACACTGAAATAACTGTTTGCGTGAGCATAACCCGCTTTCGATAGCCGCATCAAGCTGACTATCGGTGACCGCTTTGCAGACGCAAACATACATGGCTTAGGCCACCCGCCGCCGTTCCACCTGAGCCGGATCGGCGGTAATTTTACGATAGATCTCGACTCTATCGCCTTCCTTGACCACCGCATCCAGTTTAGCCAATTTACCGAAAACCCCCACTTTTTGGGTTTCCAGATCGATCTCAGGATACTGCTTCAATACGCCGGACAACTCGATAGCCTCGGCGATGGTACTGCCCTCCGGGACCTCCAACCGCAACCAGATTTGCCGATCGGCCTGCGCATAACATACACCCACATTCATAGCTTACGCTCCTTCTTCCACGATAACCGCATCAACCATAATAGGCTGGGCCGTTTTGACGGCGGCTTTTCGATCAAACAGGCGTTTCAAGGCCACCATGAACCCCAGCATGATAAATCCGCCCGGCGGCAGCGCCATCAACAAGAAGCCTTTGTATTCCGGAATCAGCGTCGTCTCCAAAAACCGAAAACTCTCGCCCAACAGCACAGAAGCATTGGCGAATAGAGTACCCGCCGAACTGATCTCCCGCATCGCCCCCAACACCACCATCGCGGCAGTAAAACCCACGCCCATCATCAGCCCGTCCCACATCGACGGCATCACCGGCTGCTTGGAGGCAAACGCTTCGGCCCGACCCAAAATCACGCAATTGGTGACGATCAGCGGAATAAATAGGCCCAGCACCTTATGCAGTTCATGCATCCAGGCATTCAGAAAAATGTCCACCAAGGTGACCAGCGCGGCAATTAGCAACACGAAGATCGGGATGCGAATTTCCGACGGAATCAGATGCCGGCTTACCGAAACAGCACCGTTGGACGCCACCATCACCACCATGGTCGCCAAACCCATGCCCAAGCCGTTAGTCGCCGTGCCTGTGACAGCCAGCAGCGGACACAAGGCCAGGTTCTGCGTCAGCACCACATTGTTGTCCCACAGGCCATCGCGGGCGATTTTTCTATATTGCTCTGAAAACAGAATCGAAAGATTCATGATGGTTTCTCCAAAAAACTCAGCAAACTTGGTATCGAGCGAGGTTTTGCACCCCGTATGCCGCGCCGAGCACCGTAGCATTTATCGAGAACAGCCCGAAGGGGCGCCGCAAGGAAGCGGCGCGTCGGCGGAGGGGCTGGGAAGCCCCTCCGCCGACCCTCGATAAACGCTACGGAGCGCAGGATCGAAGCGGCATCCGGGCCGCCTTTTCTTTGGGTACTTTCTTTTGGCGGAGCACAAATTCGTTTGGAACGAATTTGAACAGCCAAAAGGCTGGCCCGCGAGGGCGAAAACCATGGATGGTTTTCGTAGCAAAAGTATCTCGCCTTCGGATGCGAACACCCGATTCAACTAAGTCCGTCGCGACAGCGACACATAAATATTATTGGCGAGGACTCAGCAACTCCGCCTGATGCAGTTTATAAAACTCCAATCCCCGCTTGATCGCCTGCACCACTTTACGCGGCGTG harbors:
- a CDS encoding (2Fe-2S)-binding protein, with the translated sequence MYVCVCKAVTDSQLDAAIESGLCSRKQLFQCFGVGGDCGKCNRDIVRILNQKNACRLLQAANDAQLTPKSQEN
- a CDS encoding RnfH family protein, yielding MNVGVCYAQADRQIWLRLEVPEGSTIAEAIELSGVLKQYPEIDLETQKVGVFGKLAKLDAVVKEGDRVEIYRKITADPAQVERRRVA
- a CDS encoding electron transport complex subunit E, whose translation is MNLSILFSEQYRKIARDGLWDNNVVLTQNLALCPLLAVTGTATNGLGMGLATMVVMVASNGAVSVSRHLIPSEIRIPIFVLLIAALVTLVDIFLNAWMHELHKVLGLFIPLIVTNCVILGRAEAFASKQPVMPSMWDGLMMGVGFTAAMVVLGAMREISSAGTLFANASVLLGESFRFLETTLIPEYKGFLLMALPPGGFIMLGFMVALKRLFDRKAAVKTAQPIMVDAVIVEEGA